The following coding sequences lie in one Rhodopirellula bahusiensis genomic window:
- the secG gene encoding preprotein translocase subunit SecG: MSVAFDSLLQPASLVNQLIPALPLASFMSVVLGWLMAFLSVFLILLILIQRGKGGGLTGALGGPGGQSAFGSKAGDTFTAITVGTAAVWALVCAFAMYQLGAHAPAVADTNDSQIQSGPGDDVEDITSGLVVPTGTDEADTTDLEDAIGSIGGLSSGDSDVAETEAAVETEAVEEAEAAVEEAESTEAETTSDEEAP; this comes from the coding sequence GTGAGTGTCGCTTTCGATTCTTTGCTCCAACCCGCGTCGTTGGTCAATCAACTGATTCCCGCCCTGCCCTTGGCCTCGTTCATGAGCGTGGTTCTGGGTTGGTTGATGGCGTTTTTGTCGGTGTTCTTGATCCTGTTGATCTTGATTCAACGCGGCAAAGGCGGCGGATTGACGGGTGCCTTGGGTGGACCCGGCGGTCAGTCGGCGTTCGGCAGCAAGGCGGGTGACACGTTCACCGCCATCACCGTCGGCACAGCCGCCGTATGGGCTCTGGTTTGTGCATTCGCGATGTACCAGTTGGGTGCTCACGCTCCAGCCGTTGCGGATACGAATGACTCGCAGATTCAGTCCGGGCCTGGTGACGACGTCGAAGACATCACCAGCGGATTGGTTGTGCCAACCGGCACCGACGAAGCTGACACGACCGATTTGGAAGATGCCATTGGTTCGATCGGCGGACTGTCGTCAGGCGATTCGGACGTTGCGGAAACTGAAGCGGCTGTTGAAACAGAGGCCGTCGAGGAAGCTGAAGCCGCAGTGGAAGAAGCTGAGTCGACCGAAGCGGAAACCACCTCGGACGAGGAAGCTCCGTGA